The DNA segment TCTGAACAGGTTTACAACTATTTCAACGCTACCCCCGGCAGGCTTATTACGCTTTACAGAGGTTTTGATAACGAAGGTTTAATTACGCAGTTTTGCCTGTACCTTACCTTTATTACTATACAGTATAGGTATAATTCTATTCAGGAAGTAGAAAAAGCCATTAAAAATGCCAGGGTATTTGAAATTAAAGATGAGGCCCATATAGAAACCAACATATTATATGGTGATGAGAAAGGAAAGGTAGAGCTGACTAATGAAATCGACCTGTCAGGATTGGCTTTTTCAGGACCTGTACCCAACCCGAGTGCTATATCTTTTTTGTTTAATGATGTTGAAATTAACAATAATGGTAACCAGTCCAACCAATTTCATCCGTTAGACCTTATTTATATTAAAAGGTATAACCCGGCTATCGGCGCAACAGAGGCTGAACCAACCATAGCACTTTACGGTAAATATTTAGGCGATAAAGCCGAGTGGGATGATGTAAAATTAGCAGCCTCCATTACTGCCGATGTTATTAGTATTGCGCTAAGTGGGGGAACATTAACCGCCGGAGCAAAAGGTGCTGCCCGTTTATTTGCAATAGCAGATATTACTATAAGTACCGTTAATATAGCAACTTTTTTACCAGCCGTACGAAAAGAGCTTGAAAAAACTGAGGGAGGAAGATGGTTTCTTTCTTATTGGCCGATTATAAGTTTGTGTGTAAGCGCGGGAACAATTTCTTACTATCTTGCAAAGGGTATTGTTAAGTATAGTAATCAACTTAAACAAGTTAAAAATAATAAGTTTGTTGAGCAGATAGATGAGTTAATTGATGAGAGTAGAAAAGTAGTTGATAATATAGTAGGAGAAGGTTTGTATGGAGGAAGAGTTTTATCTAAAGTTGATTTGGAAGATTGGGCTGTTTTCCTAAAGAAAAAATATAGAACTAATTTACAGCGAGTTGATAGTTTTGATGATCCCAAAGTCTTAGCACAATTTGATCCTAATACAAATACTATAAAATATAAAGATGACGTTACAGAATATTTTATGGCTCATGAGTCTTTTCATGCCGAAGAAATGTATAAATTAGGGTTTGACGAATTTGTTAAAGATGCAGCTCTTTTAGGTGTTCGTATGGAGGATTATACTCCAGAAAACTGGATTAGAGTTTACAAAAGAGAAAAATATGTTTACGATAAACTTATAGAGAATTCAGAGAAGTACAATTTAAATCAAGAAGAAATGTTTCATGCATTTAGATATTTTGATTATATTATGTATCAATTAGAGAGAAGAAATATTCCAATCTCAAAGTAATAAAATTATGATAGCAGAAAAATTAACAAAAAAGCTAAAAGATTTTCTCGAAGAAAATGGCAGAAAATATCAAGAAAGATCTATTGAATATTCAGGCTTAAGAAATACTAAACAGATAGATGGTAGTTTTAGGATGTTACATACAGTATCTTATCTTGTTAATACCTCCCAACAGAAATATGATAGTAATACCTTTTACTTTGCTAATTTCGATGAAAATACACATAAGTTAGTAGAAATAATTGGACCACAATCTTGGGAAAAATTTGAATAGTCAAAAAAGCTATGATCCTAAAGAAGCCCCAAATTTGGGGCTTTTGTGTTTATAAAATACAGGTGCAATTTCTTATTATCTCGCAAAAGGTATTATAAAGTACAGTAATCAACTTAAGAAAGTTAAAAATAATAAGTTTGTAGAGCAAATAGATGATTTAGTAGAAGAGAGTAGAAAAGTTGCAGATGAAATTGATAAATTAGACTTTTTAGCTAAATGGGGAGATGATGTCCCTGTGAGTAGAAAAGGTTATTTAGGTAGTCCTACGCTTAGAAGAAGTAGAATTCAATACTGGTATAAATAAATTAAGGCATTAAATAAGGAAACCGAATTAGTAATTTTGCCTAAAAGTCATGAATTACTGGAAGAAAACAGGGCCGCATTTAATGCGTTTACAAACAAGATATATGTTCAAAAAGGAATGACAGAATATGAGATTTTTCATGAATACAAACATCTAGAGGAATATACAAAATTAGGTAAAGAAGAATCATAAAAGGTTCAAAAGCTTTAGGAGGAAGTCCTGAGCAGCAACTAATAAGAGAATATAAAAGGGAAAATTATGTTTATCACGAAATTTTTAAAAATAAGAATAAGTTTAGTCAAAAAGAATTAGACAACGCAAGAAAATATATAAATAAGATTATTAAAGATTGTGAAATGAATGGCATCAACATTGATAAACTTTAAATTTTAAAATCATGAATATAAAAGAAAAATTAATAGATGATATAAAAAAGTTTTTAGAAAAGCATGATTATAGTATTGACGCTCGATTTGAGTTTTATGATAAAGAAACCGAAGAGTTAAGAGATGGTGTTTCAAAAGAAGTATATGTCATATCATTTTCTTTCGCAGACTATATAGAATATGATTCTAAAGGTAATATTGCAGATTATATTGAAGGAAAACGTGCATTTGCATATTATGATGCTGAGACTTTAAAGTTGTTATATATATTAAAAAATAACGGTTATTTAGAAACGGATGGTACGTTTTAATCAGAATAATTTTAACGATATAAAAGCTATCAAATGATAGCTTTTTTTTTATAAAAAACACAGCAAGCTCTTTACCTGCTTTACGAAAAGAACTGAAAAAAACAGAAGGTGGACGATGGTTTTTAACCAACTGGCCAATTATCGATTTATGTTTTAGCGCGGGCACAATTTCTTACTATCTTGCAAAGGGTGTTATTAAGTATAGTACAAAGTTTAAAGAACAGATAAAGGATAACAAACAACTTACAAAGCAGATAGATGAAAGTAAGAAAGTTGTTAAAGTAACAAAATATAGTAAAAATCTTCTTGAAAGAATGCCAGAAACGTATGTTAAAAAAGCATGCTGAAAGTACGTTACAAAACAAAAAGCCTATATATAATATCTATACTCACAAATATCAAATTTTAAAAAAAAGAAAGTCAAATTAATTCAAAATGAACCATTTAATATCATTTTTTTGAAATATGATTTCCGATGTAAAACAGAAAACCCTTCGATAACATTCTTGTTTTCAGAAGTTTATTTAAACCACAGTAATACCTACCACACTTAAATAGTATTTTAGACGATTAAAACATATAGAAAACGTAACTATCACCAAACCATTTCAGATATTCAATTTTTATGAATTCAAAACCTTATCCAAAGCCTCGTCCAGTTCGTCATGAATGAAATTAGCCTGATAATTTAATGTGGTTTTAAGATCTCCATGTCGATATAACTTTTGCAATTTTCTAGGATGAATTTTACTTCCTGCAATGTTTCCAAAACTGTGTCTTGCTATATGATTTGATAAATTTTTCTCAATATTGCATAAGGAAGCAATCTGTTTTAGGTTTTTATTCAAAAGCTTTGTAGCATTTCTACTCTTTCTAAAAACATCCTCTGGATCTTTAAGATTGGCTTTCTTCAAAAATGGAAATACAAAATCTTCATTTGAAGACATATCTGTTTTATAATATTCTATAATCACCAATGCTTGATCAGGAATTTTTAAACTTACTGGCTTTTCATTCTTGTTCATTTGATAGTAAAGTCTATCATCAACAAAATCATTCCACTTTAACTCTAGAACATCCGAAATACGTACTCCTGCAAAATAATAAGAGAAAAGCCATACATTTTTGGTGTGCCAAATACTTGTGTTTCTTTCCAATTCTAAGTTCTCTATTGAGGTGATTTCAGCTTTGATTAAACCTATTTTATTCCCTGACCCAATACGTATTTTTTCATTGTCTCCAGCAAACGGATAATTTTTACCATCCGTGATCTGTTCTTTGATAGCAAGATTGTATAATGTCCTTATAAAAATAAGTTGATTAGTGACTGTACGTGTTTTTTGACCTAAATAAGAAGTACAAAAGATTTTAAATCTTGTGATGAAAGCTGTGTCAATTTCATCAAATGTTAGTCTTTTAAGCCCATAGAAATATTTAATCTCTTGAGGAATATTTCTGCCGTACTTACGTGCATGCGACAGCCGTTCTCTTCTACGCTTCTTAATATCATCTATAATAGATTGGCGTGTTGCTGTTTTCTTATGGTTTAAAAATTCTTCGATGTTATATAGGATAGACAACTCAGCATTAGCTACTGAAAATATTCCGGCGGTATTTTTATTTTCAATACGTTCAGCT comes from the Flavobacterium arcticum genome and includes:
- a CDS encoding zincin-like metallopeptidase toxin domain-containing protein — its product is MREYKRENYVYHEIFKNKNKFSQKELDNARKYINKIIKDCEMNGINIDKL
- a CDS encoding zincin-like metallopeptidase toxin domain-containing protein; the protein is MSNFDDIFSGENQSFFNSSSEFPSFESLGLGLSSNNPFEDTQGYRSIRETTNEHALNNSPFGKKSIFHSTVYTSKNIDFPKLIDFIEANRDAEFDARKFIGTITRRVVNPISVIADLIYPKFKEYIPIAGLPESSPDLTTKKTFETEIPLKINEGRFIEKELRLEGKLNEEIGIVNIRFDSEEDFTGRVEFKFNLDESIYYKLHFYYVGEERVKEDNNNGEIAFTISSSSFEDFQSMLKLCGYETPQKLYDIVRSTFINALEKISKESDVDGEYEDNHPKFRKLDWLYENMPAFVIVSLDFNQTIDNIFKLSYWDTRLPVGHDTTKAIINVLSKLNSEQVYNYFNATPGRLITLYRGFDNEGLITQFCLYLTFITIQYRYNSIQEVEKAIKNARVFEIKDEAHIETNILYGDEKGKVELTNEIDLSGLAFSGPVPNPSAISFLFNDVEINNNGNQSNQFHPLDLIYIKRYNPAIGATEAEPTIALYGKYLGDKAEWDDVKLAASITADVISIALSGGTLTAGAKGAARLFAIADITISTVNIATFLPAVRKELEKTEGGRWFLSYWPIISLCVSAGTISYYLAKGIVKYSNQLKQVKNNKFVEQIDELIDESRKVVDNIVGEGLYGGRVLSKVDLEDWAVFLKKKYRTNLQRVDSFDDPKVLAQFDPNTNTIKYKDDVTEYFMAHESFHAEEMYKLGFDEFVKDAALLGVRMEDYTPENWIRVYKREKYVYDKLIENSEKYNLNQEEMFHAFRYFDYIMYQLERRNIPISK
- a CDS encoding zincin-like metallopeptidase toxin domain-containing protein, translated to MPKSHELLEENRAAFNAFTNKIYVQKGMTEYEIFHEYKHLEEYTKLGKEES
- a CDS encoding tyrosine-type recombinase/integrase, with translation MEEKNNGVSTQDIKKKVKRASNNVSFFQLGAERIENKNTAGIFSVANAELSILYNIEEFLNHKKTATRQSIIDDIKKRRRERLSHARKYGRNIPQEIKYFYGLKRLTFDEIDTAFITRFKIFCTSYLGQKTRTVTNQLIFIRTLYNLAIKEQITDGKNYPFAGDNEKIRIGSGNKIGLIKAEITSIENLELERNTSIWHTKNVWLFSYYFAGVRISDVLELKWNDFVDDRLYYQMNKNEKPVSLKIPDQALVIIEYYKTDMSSNEDFVFPFLKKANLKDPEDVFRKSRNATKLLNKNLKQIASLCNIEKNLSNHIARHSFGNIAGSKIHPRKLQKLYRHGDLKTTLNYQANFIHDELDEALDKVLNS